TAGTGGGGCTTTATTTATTCGGAAATTCATATGCGTCTGCTGAAAATACATTGAAACGATTTCATAAAGTGGTAGTTGGTAAGGATAGCAAAGCCATTAAAAAGCTTGTTGAATTCGAGGATGGTGCTGAACTTTCGAAAGGAGATGTTAAGGCAATTATTGCATTTGGTGATAAAGAGCCTAAGAAATTCACGAAATCGATTGGATCGTGGGGAGACGTATCTGATTCATTTTTATTCGCAATAAAACAGTCTGGAAAGGTATTCGGCCTATTTGATGGATATAAGATCATCGTTCCGAATCAGTATGTTTCGGTTCCGTTTCAATACGAGGAACTTGAGTATACGTTGAACGGAGCAAAGTTGAAAATGGCAATAGAAGATGGAAGAGCAGTCATCGGTCCAGTTGCGCCGGGCATTTATGAGTTGAACGCTGAATACAAGGGAGAATATGCGGAATTCATCCAAACAAAGCAGATTGAATTACTTGAACCTTATGGTGAAGTGGTATTTGCGGAATTGGATTTTGATATTAGCGATGTCACGTTCCGATTGAATTTCTCTTATGGGGTTGATCCTAGTAAAACGAGGATTTTAATAGGTGCTAAGGAACTCGCATTTGACCAAGAGGGAACAATTGAATCGGCGGGCCCTTTTCCTTTAGATGGAAGCGTCAAAGTAAAAGCTATTAGTGAGTTCCCGTGGGGAGTAGTTGAAACAGAGGACATTATAGTAGATGAAAGTTATATTTCTATAAATATTCATGGTCTTAATCATGATGTTGAAAAGGAGATTGTTGATACTGTACTCGCTTATGGCGAACAATATATTGCTTCGCGGGCGACAGCAAATTCAAATGATGTGACCACAGTAACGAATGAATGGAAAAAAGTGATGCAAGAAAGTTATGATTATGAAAGTGAAAATAAAGGATATTTTTCCGGACAATTAGATGAAATACAAGTAGATTTAGAGCGTGCTCAGGTGTTGGAAGACGTTGATACCTTCAGGGTTACCGTTCCAGTTTCATTTTCATTGCAGGGAGCGCTTAACCAAAATGGGAAAGGTGCGAAACTCTCCGCGGAAGTCGAATCTTGTTTAATTGAAATCGTCTATGTTGAGGATGAATGGAAGGTTGCTAAATGTGAACTCGACTGGTTTAGCGAGGAAGCTGGTGGAACGATCGTAGAAGCTTCAAAAACGCTGCATAAAGCAAGCAAAGAAGAGGCCGTGAATTTAGAAACTTCCATGTGGGGCGGTTATTGGCAAGTAGAAGATAAACAAATAAATGGCAATCTGGCAATTTATGATGAAACAGAGGAAGGCTTTTATTTCGACATCCATGTAGCCTCAGGGCATGTAGGCGACATGCAAAATGTGTACGCATTAAAGGATGGAAATGTGGCTAAATCAATTAAAGACGAGTATGGCTGTGTGATTACTCTAACCAAAAATGATGGGGAAATTTCTACTGAAGAAGGTCCTGATTGCTGGGCATGGCACGGAGCGGGTATCAATTTCGACCACACTTTTAAGTTTGTGGAAGGCGGTTTAGTCCAATTCGCCATTGATGAAGCGTTTTTGGATATCATAAAACAAGGTTTTTTGGTTAAAGGGACTTATCCCCTGGGAACAAAACTTAAAACAATTATCAATGAAAAAGGTGCATATAATCAAGTTGAAAATCTTCAAGGGGCAACATATCACTTTTATGGGAATGGAATTGGTTACGGAACCTTCATATATGATGAGGTAGATGAGGAGGACGTAATATCAATAATGGTTGGCAGCGCACATGATTATACGCGCGGAGAATTGGTCACCTATTTGGGTGAACCTTCCTTTGAATTTGAAGATGCAAGCGAGGGTTATGGTTTAATTATTGGTTATGCTTTTGAAAATGGATTTGAGCTTCAATTCCGATATGTAATGAACAGCGACAGGCTTGGTGTTGTTGTGTTGACTGATAAGGGGGATTGAACTTGTGGGACTTGGCGATGGGGTAAGGCATCGACAAGTTGGCTGAAGATATAATTGACGAGTAATTGACAATAGGTACCTACTACAAAGAGAATGGGGATTGGAAAATGGGGAGAAAAGGCTTAATTGGATTATTGGTTTTACTAATTATTTTAACTATGGCCGCTTGCTCTAACATCGATGAGAAAATAGTTGGAAAGTGGGAAGATAATTTCTTTGGTTATATAACATACGACTTTAAATCCGACGGAACCTTCAAATTAGACACAGGAGAAGAAATAGTGAAAGGTAAATTTTCAACAAGCGGAGACAAATTAACTCTTGAAGCGAAAGGTGATAAAATAGTCGGGAATTATTCTATCGAGGATGGAATATTAACAATTAGCTCCGAGGACGGAGAAGAATTCGAGTTGGTTAGAGCTGTTAATGATAAAAAATGACGGCGGAAAGATTTTTGTAATCGGTCAAGGCATCTTTGACTCAACTAATAAATATGGGGATCCTGTAAAGTTATCAACTGACAAACTAGTCGGAAACCACCCTTTTATAAGGGGCAATGCAAAAGTTGGTCTTGGAACCTCGGAATCCGGCGTAACTAGATATAATGTACCTTCAATTTATGGGATGAAAAAAACAACTGGAGAGGCATATTACGGGAATACCCAAATCTTTACCGCTGAATCTCATTCAAATGGGCCTGTCCAATGGGAAACAACTGTCATCCCACTAGGTAAACAATTTAAGACATTTGATTTAACCCTAGCTTTAGAGGAGGGAGAGTTTGATTTTGATAAAATGGTCGAAGGCGGGGAAAGGGCATTAGTTGTTGAGTTTTATCCGACCGATATCTTTTCTACTTCTACAAATCCTATCTATCAAGATGAAAGTGATGTCAAACCGCAATGGGTATTCAATTTAAAGGAAGGAGAACAGCCACAAAAAATAACACTAGACGTGACAGGTCTAGGAGGTTTGTATGTTTGGATAAAATCACCACGCAGACAATATTCAGCATTAGAAGATACAGAAGGTAAAATAGATAGATATAATCTAATGCTTAATAACGGCGTTTTAAATCGGAATTAAATTTGATTTTATAAAAAACTCTTTGCTAAGGACATTGAACTATTTTTGGGTACCTGTGCAAGACACTATTTTGATAATACACTACAATTGTATAAAGTGAAAAGGGGATACCGACTGTGTAACACTTTGTCGATATCCCTTTGTTTTTTTATTCGCAGTTATGAATTGTCATAAATGCACCGTGCACAGGTACCTTTTGGCGGCTTTCTTAGTCTTTTTTTATCCCATATTGATGAACGATTTGTTCCATATCTGAAAAACGTTCAACTAATTCTTCTGGAGGGACAGGCTTGCTGAACAAATATCCTTGGGCTCCATCACAAAGATTTTGCTGTATGAAAATCAGGTGTTCCTTGGTTTCCACGCCCTCTGCGATGACCTCAAGGTTTAATTGATGGGCCATGGCAATAATCGTTTTTACAATGGTAGCACTATTGTTGTCTACAGAACAATTCCGTATAAATGATTGGTCAATTTTCAGTTTATCGAAGGGGGCTTCCTTCAAGTAATGCAGAGAACTGAATCCCGTTCCAAAGTCGTCTAAACTTATTTTAAGACCTAGGGCTTTTAATTCGTGCAAGACATTCAGCGCTTGATCACTATCCGCCAGCATACTCTCCGTAATTTCAAGTTCCAGGTATTTAGGATCAAGTCCCGTCTCCCTCAAAACTTCGCCAACCATTTCCACCAAATTGGGCCGATAAAGCTGCCGGACAGAAAGGTTTACCGATACTTCGAAGAGAGGTAGGCCCGCCTCTTGCCAAGCCTTTGTTTGCTTACAAGCTGTTCTTAAAACCCATTCGCCAATTGGTACAATCAAGCCCAATTCTTCAGCCAACGGGATAAAGTCCCCGGGTGAAACGAAACCTTTTATAGGATGATTCCAACGAATTAAAGCCTCTACACCATTCACTTTTCCGGAAGCCAAATCGAATTTAGGTTGGTAATAGAGCAAGAATTCCTCACGCTCAAGTGCCTTCCGAAGACTCATTTCTAACTCAAATCGGTCATGGCTTTGTTCCGAATAACTCAGGTTATATGACTGATAAGCATTTTTCCCGCTCTTTTTTGCCTGATACATAGCTGCCTCGGCCATTTTGATTAAATCGGCTTCATTCTTTGCGTCATTTGGATACAGGCTAATACCGATACTCGGCGTGACGTAAAGTTCGTATTGGTTTAAATGAAAAGGATTCGATAAACTGGCAATCATATTTTCCGCAACAGTGGCGGCTTCAACGCTACCCATATTTGGAAGGTAGACCAAAAATTCATCTCCACGATTTCTTCCTATCTCGCCATGAACGGGAACACAGTTCTTCAGTCTTTCCGATACATCTTTTAATAATCGATCCCCAATTTCGTGCCCCAACGCATCGTCAATTAACCCGAATTCATCCAAATCAATATATAGCAGAGCCATTGACTCTTTAGATAATGAATTTTTTAAGGAGTTACTGAAAGCGTTACGATTGAGTAACCCTGTTAAACTATCGTGGAAGGCCAAGTATTCAATGGTCTCTTCGGCAGCTTTACGGCCTGTTATATCTACAATGGTTCCGATAGCCGCGGGTTTTCCTTGATAAATCATAGCCGATCCAAAGGTTTCCACATAAATGACAGTATTGTCCTTTTTGACCATTCTATATTGATAGTGTGCTGTTTTGGAAATATCATTTATTCGATTTTTAATGTTTTCTAAAATCACATGATGATCTTCAGGATGAATAAAAGCCAAAACGCTAGCCCCTAAAAGTTCTTCCTCGTTAGAACCCAACAATTCCATCAATTTCTGATTTGCATAAACAAATTTTCCTTCTTGAGTAATATAAGAACCAACTACTGAGTTTTCAGTCAGACTTCTATACTTATCTTCAGCTTCAGCCAATATGACTTGAGCTTTTTTAAACGCTGTTATATCTTTAATCACAGCATAGACACCGACAATTTGGTCGTTTACGACAATAGGGAAGTTCGATATATATACCTCGAATTGTTCACCGGTTTTCCCATAAAAAGCTGAGTTGTAATTCACGCGTTGCCCATTCTTTGCCATGTCAAAGTGTTTCAAGGTTTTTTCTAATCGATCCGGCACAATTAATGAAATAAAAGATTGATGTAGTATTTCTTCTTCTGTAAACCCGTATAATTCCACTACTCTATTTACGCTAAGAAATTTTCCATCCAAATCGAATGTTATGATCATATCTGGATTCTGTTCAAAAAGTGACTGATAAGATTGTTCTAGTGTTTGAGTTTTTATTGATTGTGCTGTTATTTTATCCAAAAGGAAAGATTCGAATAAGAAAAAAATAAAAAGAGCGCTAAATACAATTCCTAACACAATCGAAAAAGGCAGCATATTCACACTCAAGTCAGTGATTTCTAGATTCACGACAGTTAGGGACATCCTTAAAAGGAAAAGAAATATTGCAAGCGACAGTCCAAAAGAAATGCCACCAACCAACTTCACAAAAGGAATCCCCTTATTGTTTCTCAGTAATTTTTTCACCCAACTTAATGCTGAATAAATCCCAACGCAGCCAATTGCAGCGGCG
This genomic window from Sporosarcina sp. Marseille-Q4063 contains:
- a CDS encoding zinc ribbon domain-containing protein; its protein translation is MNRFCLECGAKAQPSDLVCTECGTKFVEQEQVQPDIIVKNNKTPMTKKNKVIALLAVLFISVLVGLYLFGNSYASAENTLKRFHKVVVGKDSKAIKKLVEFEDGAELSKGDVKAIIAFGDKEPKKFTKSIGSWGDVSDSFLFAIKQSGKVFGLFDGYKIIVPNQYVSVPFQYEELEYTLNGAKLKMAIEDGRAVIGPVAPGIYELNAEYKGEYAEFIQTKQIELLEPYGEVVFAELDFDISDVTFRLNFSYGVDPSKTRILIGAKELAFDQEGTIESAGPFPLDGSVKVKAISEFPWGVVETEDIIVDESYISINIHGLNHDVEKEIVDTVLAYGEQYIASRATANSNDVTTVTNEWKKVMQESYDYESENKGYFSGQLDEIQVDLERAQVLEDVDTFRVTVPVSFSLQGALNQNGKGAKLSAEVESCLIEIVYVEDEWKVAKCELDWFSEEAGGTIVEASKTLHKASKEEAVNLETSMWGGYWQVEDKQINGNLAIYDETEEGFYFDIHVASGHVGDMQNVYALKDGNVAKSIKDEYGCVITLTKNDGEISTEEGPDCWAWHGAGINFDHTFKFVEGGLVQFAIDEAFLDIIKQGFLVKGTYPLGTKLKTIINEKGAYNQVENLQGATYHFYGNGIGYGTFIYDEVDEEDVISIMVGSAHDYTRGELVTYLGEPSFEFEDASEGYGLIIGYAFENGFELQFRYVMNSDRLGVVVLTDKGD
- a CDS encoding EAL domain-containing protein, coding for MVGSYNYPLVILSIVIVVIASYTAHGFYLRHLSTDYYHKRWFVSGAVVLGLGIWCMQFIGNLAYTPTNDLYLDMVYVGFALMIAIILSFFSTDLLKFKNGIILGSIAFGITVCSTTFISWNAYHEDIDINLNLPVFLFAAAIGCVGIYSALSWVKKLLRNNKGIPFVKLVGGISFGLSLAIFLFLLRMSLTVVNLEITDLSVNMLPFSIVLGIVFSALFIFFLFESFLLDKITAQSIKTQTLEQSYQSLFEQNPDMIITFDLDGKFLSVNRVVELYGFTEEEILHQSFISLIVPDRLEKTLKHFDMAKNGQRVNYNSAFYGKTGEQFEVYISNFPIVVNDQIVGVYAVIKDITAFKKAQVILAEAEDKYRSLTENSVVGSYITQEGKFVYANQKLMELLGSNEEELLGASVLAFIHPEDHHVILENIKNRINDISKTAHYQYRMVKKDNTVIYVETFGSAMIYQGKPAAIGTIVDITGRKAAEETIEYLAFHDSLTGLLNRNAFSNSLKNSLSKESMALLYIDLDEFGLIDDALGHEIGDRLLKDVSERLKNCVPVHGEIGRNRGDEFLVYLPNMGSVEAATVAENMIASLSNPFHLNQYELYVTPSIGISLYPNDAKNEADLIKMAEAAMYQAKKSGKNAYQSYNLSYSEQSHDRFELEMSLRKALEREEFLLYYQPKFDLASGKVNGVEALIRWNHPIKGFVSPGDFIPLAEELGLIVPIGEWVLRTACKQTKAWQEAGLPLFEVSVNLSVRQLYRPNLVEMVGEVLRETGLDPKYLELEITESMLADSDQALNVLHELKALGLKISLDDFGTGFSSLHYLKEAPFDKLKIDQSFIRNCSVDNNSATIVKTIIAMAHQLNLEVIAEGVETKEHLIFIQQNLCDGAQGYLFSKPVPPEELVERFSDMEQIVHQYGIKKD